A section of the Lujinxingia sediminis genome encodes:
- the katG gene encoding catalase/peroxidase HPI: MSENANANKCPVMHGSTGPRPTGSIANKHWWPNQLNLKVLVQNTSSVDPMGEEFDYAAEFKSVDLAAVKADIEKVLTTSQDWWPADYGHYGPLMIRMAWHSAGTYRISDGRGGATSGTQRFAPLNSWPDNANLDKARRLLWPVKQKYGRKISWADLMILTGNVALESMGFKTAGFAGGRADVWEPEEDIDWGPETEWLGDERYSGERELSNPLAAVQMGLIYVNPEGPNGKPDPVAAAHDIRETFARMAMNDEETVALIAGGHTFGKTHGAGDAAHVGREPEAAGIEEMGLGWKSSFGSGKGGDTITSGLEGAWTPTPTTWDNSFFETLFGYEWELTQSPAGANQWIPKDGAGSDAVPDAHDPDKRHAPMMATTDLALIMDPAYRAISERFYKNPDQLADVFAKAWFKLTHRDMGPTSLYLGPEVPSEEYIWQDPVPAVDHTLINADDISDLKAKILDSGLSIPQLVKTAWGSAATFRNSDKRGGANGARIRLAPQKDWAVNEPAELVTVLKVLEEVQTGFNNAQSDDKRVSLADLIVLGGSAAVEKAAKDAGYDIEVPFTPGRTDASEAQTDADSFAPLEPKADAFRNFYTEGLKRSAEELLVDRAQLMTLTAPEMTALIGGMRVLDANTGGDKAGVFTDAPGTLTNDFFVNLLDQNLEWQASDEKGYRFEGRDRGTGEVKWSATRADLIFGSNSQLRAIAEVYACDDADEKFVSDFAAAWSKVMNLDRFDVA, encoded by the coding sequence ATGTCCGAGAACGCGAACGCGAATAAGTGTCCTGTGATGCACGGCTCCACCGGCCCCCGGCCGACCGGATCGATCGCCAACAAGCACTGGTGGCCGAATCAGCTCAACCTGAAAGTTCTGGTGCAGAACACCAGCTCTGTGGACCCGATGGGCGAGGAGTTCGATTACGCCGCGGAGTTCAAGAGTGTGGATCTGGCGGCGGTCAAAGCCGATATCGAGAAGGTTTTGACCACCTCGCAGGATTGGTGGCCAGCCGACTACGGCCACTATGGTCCCCTCATGATTCGCATGGCCTGGCACAGCGCGGGGACCTACCGCATCAGCGACGGTCGAGGCGGAGCCACGTCCGGCACCCAGCGCTTCGCCCCGCTGAACAGCTGGCCGGATAACGCCAACCTCGACAAGGCGCGTCGTCTGCTCTGGCCGGTCAAGCAGAAGTACGGCCGCAAGATCTCCTGGGCCGACCTGATGATCCTCACCGGCAACGTCGCGCTGGAGTCGATGGGCTTTAAGACCGCGGGCTTTGCCGGCGGCCGCGCCGATGTGTGGGAGCCGGAAGAAGACATCGACTGGGGCCCCGAGACCGAGTGGCTGGGCGATGAGCGCTACAGTGGCGAGCGCGAGCTGTCCAACCCCCTGGCCGCGGTGCAGATGGGCCTGATCTACGTCAACCCCGAAGGCCCCAACGGTAAGCCCGACCCGGTCGCAGCGGCCCATGACATCCGCGAGACCTTTGCCCGCATGGCGATGAACGACGAGGAGACGGTCGCATTGATCGCCGGCGGCCATACCTTCGGTAAGACCCACGGCGCCGGCGACGCCGCGCATGTCGGTCGTGAGCCGGAAGCGGCCGGTATCGAAGAGATGGGCCTGGGCTGGAAGAGCAGCTTCGGCAGCGGGAAGGGGGGAGACACCATCACCAGCGGCCTCGAAGGGGCCTGGACCCCCACGCCCACGACCTGGGATAACAGCTTCTTCGAGACGCTCTTTGGATACGAGTGGGAGCTCACCCAAAGCCCGGCCGGCGCCAACCAGTGGATCCCTAAAGATGGGGCGGGAAGTGATGCCGTGCCGGACGCCCACGATCCCGACAAGCGTCACGCCCCGATGATGGCCACGACCGACCTCGCCTTGATCATGGACCCGGCCTACCGCGCGATCTCCGAGCGTTTCTACAAGAACCCCGACCAGCTCGCCGACGTGTTCGCCAAAGCCTGGTTCAAGCTCACCCACCGCGACATGGGTCCGACCTCGCTCTACCTGGGGCCGGAAGTTCCGAGCGAAGAGTACATCTGGCAGGACCCCGTCCCGGCGGTCGATCACACGCTGATCAACGCCGACGACATCAGCGACCTCAAAGCGAAGATCCTCGACTCCGGCCTGAGCATCCCGCAGCTGGTGAAGACAGCCTGGGGCTCGGCCGCGACCTTCCGCAACAGCGACAAGCGCGGCGGCGCCAACGGCGCGCGCATTCGCCTGGCCCCCCAGAAGGACTGGGCCGTCAACGAACCCGCCGAGCTCGTCACGGTGCTCAAGGTGCTCGAAGAGGTGCAGACCGGCTTTAACAACGCCCAATCCGACGACAAGCGCGTCTCGCTGGCCGACCTCATCGTGCTGGGCGGAAGCGCCGCGGTCGAAAAGGCCGCCAAAGACGCCGGCTACGACATTGAGGTGCCCTTCACCCCGGGTCGCACCGACGCCTCCGAGGCCCAGACCGACGCCGACTCCTTCGCGCCGCTTGAGCCCAAAGCCGACGCCTTCCGCAACTTCTACACCGAAGGCCTCAAGCGCTCGGCCGAAGAGCTCCTGGTCGACCGCGCCCAGCTTATGACGCTCACCGCCCCCGAGATGACCGCGCTCATCGGTGGCATGCGCGTCCTCGACGCCAACACCGGCGGCGACAAAGCCGGCGTCTTCACCGACGCCCCGGGCACCCTGACCAACGACTTCTTCGTCAACCTCCTCGACCAGAACCTGGAGTGGCAGGCCTCCGACGAGAAGGGCTACCGCTTCGAAGGCCGCGACCGCGGCACCGGCGAGGTGAAGTGGTCGGCCACCCGCGCCGACCTGATCTTTGGCAGCAACTCCCAGCTGCGCGCCATCGCCGAAGTTTACGCCTGCGACGACGCCGACGAGAAGTTTGTCAGCGACTTCGCGGCGGCCTGGAGCAAGGTCATGAACCTGGACCGCTTCGATGTCGCGTAA
- a CDS encoding hydrogen peroxide-inducible genes activator: MLPTLRQLEYIVALADTGQFVEAARVCSVSQPALSKQIREVEELLGVELFERARPRVLLTGAGEEVVKRARSLLLEAKELVDAAQVFAGARQGTVRLGVIPTIAPYGLPGLLAKFRRIYPEVAFAIEELQTDDLLRELRQGAIDLGLLARPFDDQGLSGPDLIVEPFVLVAPAGHPLSAPERIATDEIAGASLILMQDGHCLRDQAMDVCRLAGNPPATTVTAASVATLVRMVESGLGATLLPASALSAEVRPGQDLVARSFGDDPPGRTLTLQWRASSPAHSWYTELGEVLREHYLTLNATMPEVGGPRPVLRSPGSAQGATPETGL, translated from the coding sequence ATGCTGCCCACGCTTCGCCAACTCGAGTACATCGTGGCCCTGGCCGACACCGGACAATTCGTGGAAGCAGCGCGCGTATGTTCGGTCAGCCAGCCCGCACTTAGCAAGCAGATCCGCGAGGTGGAGGAGCTCCTGGGCGTGGAGCTCTTCGAGCGGGCTCGCCCCCGGGTGCTCTTGACGGGAGCCGGCGAGGAGGTTGTGAAACGGGCGAGGAGCCTCTTGCTGGAGGCAAAGGAGCTGGTGGACGCGGCGCAGGTGTTTGCGGGTGCGCGCCAGGGCACGGTGCGCCTGGGTGTGATTCCCACCATCGCGCCCTACGGGCTGCCCGGTCTGCTGGCGAAGTTTCGCCGCATCTACCCCGAGGTGGCCTTTGCGATCGAAGAGCTTCAGACCGACGACCTTTTGCGGGAGCTACGCCAGGGAGCGATCGACCTGGGCCTACTCGCGCGCCCCTTTGACGATCAGGGGTTGAGCGGGCCGGACCTGATCGTGGAGCCCTTTGTGCTGGTGGCACCCGCCGGCCATCCGCTGAGCGCACCGGAGCGCATCGCTACCGACGAGATCGCCGGAGCCAGTCTGATTTTGATGCAGGATGGCCATTGTTTGAGGGATCAAGCGATGGATGTGTGTCGGCTGGCGGGAAACCCGCCGGCGACGACCGTGACCGCGGCCAGCGTGGCAACGCTGGTGCGCATGGTCGAGAGCGGGCTGGGCGCGACGCTTTTGCCGGCCAGCGCGCTGAGCGCGGAGGTGCGCCCGGGCCAGGATCTGGTCGCGCGCAGTTTTGGCGACGACCCGCCCGGGCGCACGCTGACCCTTCAGTGGCGCGCCTCATCGCCGGCGCACAGCTGGTACACCGAGCTTGGCGAGGTGCTACGCGAGCACTACCTGACCCTCAACGCCACCATGCCCGAGGTCGGAGGACCGCGCCCCGTGCTGCGCTCCCCGGGCTCGGCGCAGGGAGCAACGCCTGAGACGGGGCTCTGA
- a CDS encoding cytidylyltransferase domain-containing protein gives MTERAKVVAVVQARMSSERLPGKVLMPLAGRPALWHIIERLKRVSQIDEIIIATSDRPEDDPIEALVNWLNTPGVRLFRGSRDDVLGRFYLALAQTEAEVVVRITGDSPLVCVEHLERMLGHLLQSDAIGVDGHFARTGLTLGFGSEAYRVSALVDAHLLAMRPEEREHVTLFIKERPRVYPVDYLNPDPALCSGFRLTMDYPEDYALLREIYDALYRPGDIVDCRRVLEWLHRRPDLVERNAHCMQRSAR, from the coding sequence CTCGGAGCGGCTCCCGGGAAAAGTACTGATGCCCCTGGCCGGGCGACCGGCCCTCTGGCACATCATTGAGCGTCTCAAGCGGGTCTCACAGATCGACGAGATCATCATCGCCACCAGCGATCGGCCCGAAGATGACCCGATCGAAGCGCTGGTGAATTGGCTCAACACCCCCGGAGTGCGCCTCTTTCGCGGCTCGCGCGATGATGTGCTCGGCCGCTTCTACCTCGCGCTTGCACAGACCGAGGCCGAGGTGGTGGTGCGCATCACCGGCGACTCACCGCTGGTCTGCGTGGAGCATCTCGAGCGCATGCTGGGCCATCTTCTGCAGAGTGACGCGATCGGCGTCGACGGGCATTTTGCCCGCACCGGCCTCACCTTAGGATTTGGCAGTGAGGCTTACCGGGTGAGCGCGCTGGTCGACGCGCATCTTCTGGCGATGCGCCCCGAGGAGCGCGAGCACGTCACGCTCTTTATTAAAGAGCGACCGCGGGTCTACCCGGTCGACTACCTCAATCCCGATCCGGCGCTCTGCTCCGGGTTTCGGCTGACGATGGACTATCCCGAAGACTACGCGCTCTTGCGCGAGATCTACGACGCGCTCTACCGCCCCGGCGACATTGTGGATTGCCGGCGCGTGCTGGAGTGGCTGCACCGGCGCCCGGATCTGGTGGAGCGCAACGCCCACTGCATGCAGCGCAGCGCCCGCTGA